The DNA region GCTCACCGTAAGCGCGCAGGCCCTTGAGGATCGCCGCCCAGAAGCCCGCCTCGTGCGTGCCGCCCTCGGGCGTTGGGACGGTGTTGCAATAGGAGCCGATGAAGCCGTCGCGGGCGGGCGTCCAGTTGATCGCCCACTCGACCTTGCCGGGCGTGTTGAACCGCTCCTGGAAGTCTACGGTGCCGGAGAAGGGCGCGTCGGCGTAGGTGGTGGCCGCGCCCAGCGTCTCGGTGAGGTAGTCGGTCAGCCCGCCGGGGAAGTGGAAGGTGGCCTCTTGCGGCGTCTCTCCGTCGCTGATCGCGGATTTCCAGCGGATCTCGACGCCCGAGAAGAGGTAGGCTTTCGAGCGGATGGATTTGAAGAGCCGCGCGGGCTTGAAGCGATGGTGGCCGAAGATCTCTTCGTCAGCGTGGAAGGTGACGGTCGTGCCGCGACGGTTGGGCGCGCTGCCCACCTCCGCTACCGGGCCGAGCGGCACCCCGCGGGAAAAGCGTTGCTCGTAGAGCGTGCGGTCGCGGGCGACCTGCACGACCATGCTGTCGCTGAGTGCATTGACCACCGAGGCACCCACGCCGTGGAGGCCGCCAGAGGTCTGGTAAGCCTTGCCGGAGAACTTGCCGCCCGCGTGGAGCGTGCAGAGGATCACCTCGAGCGCGCTCTTGTCCGGAAATTTCGGGTGCGGGTCGATGGGGATGCCGCGGCCATTGTCGCGGATGGTGATGGTGTAATCTTCGTGGAGCTCCACCTCGATCCGGTTGGCGTGGCCGGCGACGGCCTCGTCCATGGAATTGTCGAGCACCTCGGCCACCATGTGATGCAGCGCGCGCTCGTCGGTACCGCCGATATACATGCCTGGGCGTTTGCGGACCGGCTCGAGCCCCTCGAGGACTTCGATGGCGCTCGCGTCATAGGTCTCGGAAGCCGCGTTCAGCAGATCGTTCATTGGGGTACCGCTCTTTTTTGCTTGGGCTGGATGATGCCATTCCTGCCGGGAGGACGCTAGTGAAATGGGCGCCGGCGCGCTTTTCACCTCGCACCGTGCAGCCGGGGCTTGCCCGCGGCGGCGGCGGGCGCATATCGACCTCGGAAGAGAGAGGAGAGAGCGATGAACGAGCAGGTGGAGCTGCCCGCTGGGCAGTCGATCGCGGAGGTGCCGGACTGGCGCTATCTGTGCAAGGAAATCTACGAGCTTTACCGCTTCATGTCCTCGGGGGGCTCAAAGCCGATCCGCGCCCATCAGCGCGCCGTGCGCGAAGCCATCAACCGCACCTTGAACGCCCAGCCCAGTGTCGTGCTGCGCGCGCCGCATACCCTGCCGGTCACGGCTCATCTCACCCGCGCCCTGAGCGAGGGCGGCGACGGCGCCACGCGGCCCGCGGTGCGGGCGCTGCGCGCGGTCGCGGCCGAGCTCGCCTGGGAATACGGCTATGACAAGATGCCCCGCGGCCTCGCCCGGGCCTACGGCTATGCCGAGATCGCCGGACCGCGCGGCCCCGTTGTCACAGACGAGCTCATCCTCGGCGTCGTGCTCTTCGCGCCGGGCTGCATCTACCCCGCCCATGCCCACGAGGGGATCTGCGAAAGCTATGTCTGCCTGTCGGGGGCCGTGAGCCAGAACAATCAGGCGGTCTATGCCCCGGGCTCTCTCATTTTCAATCCCGCGGGCTCGAAGCACCGCATCACCGTCTCCGACAGCGAGCCTTCCCTGCTGGCCTATGCGTGGACGGGCGCGCCGGAGCTTCTGCGCGCCAACCACATGGTGCTGCGCCGCCGCTGATACTGGCTGCTTGAGAGCTTTAGCGAGTTAGGGCGCCTAGCTCGCCGGTGCCGCGGCGGGCAGGGCTGCGAGCGCCTTGACCATGGGGGTCAGCGCCTCGAAACAGTGGCAGAGCTGGTCCCGAGTGAGGCCGGCATCGTGATCGCGCCAGGCGCTCAAGCCCTTGCGGCGCAGAAGCGTGGCGTGGGGATGATTCTTGCCGTAAGGCGCGGGCACGCGTTTGAAGCCGGGCTCCGAGATCCTGTAGCCCTCCACCGAGATCGCATCCATCACGCGGGCCATGGCGGCGCCGTTCTTGTCGATGGCCACGCGCCACGCAGCCATGGCGCCCTTGTCGAAATCAGGCTGCCCGGCCCCGAGCGTGACGTAGCCGGGCGCGATGCCGAAGAAGTAGGCCGGGGTCACCGGCCCTGCGAAATCCGGGGACCAGAGCATGTGAAGATGCGTGTGATACGGGCTCTTGTCTTTGGAAAAGCGCAGGTCGCGCTGGGGCCGGAAGAGCTTGGTCGTGATCTTGCGGCCCGACATCCGGTCGAGCGGGCCGCGCATCTCGGAGAGGAGCTGCTCTGCCGGGGCCTTCAGGCGCTCCTCGTAATCGTCCTTGTGCGCGGCAAACCAGTCTCGCGTGTTGGTCTCTGCGAGGGCGGCGAGGAAGCTCTGGGCGTCGTAGATCAGCTTCGTCAGCAGGCTGGGCATGGCGGTAGCCTAGCCGATCCTCTTGCCGTTGCAATGTCACAGGCGTAAGCGCACGGCATGGTGACATGGCGGGAATACATGCCCGAGACGCGCGCGATGCTCGTCCTCGGGCTGCCACTGGCGGGGTCGCTGGTGGCGCAGGTGGCTCTCGGGGCCACCGATACGCTCATGATGGGCCGCTACGGCGTGCCCGAGCTCGCGGCGCTGACGGTGGCGACCTCATTTTTCTTCATCCTCTTCCTGGCGGTGTCGGGCTTTGCCTGGGCCGCGCTGCCCATGATCGCGGCGGCCGCCGAGCGCGGCGATGACCAGGAGGTGCGCCGGGTGACGCGCATGGGCTTCTGGCTGGTGACCGCTTTCGGGGCGGTCTGCATCCTGCCACTTTGGTTCTCGGAGCCGCTGCTTTTGCTGATGGAGCAAGAGCCGGTCGTGGCCGAGCTCGCGCAGGATTACCTGCGCATCGCTTGCTGGGGGATCTTTCCGCAGGTCTGGATCATGGTGATCAAAAGCTACCTGAGCGCGCTCGAGCGCACGGGCATCGTGCTCTGGGTGACGGTCTTCGCGCTGCTGCCCAACCTCGCGCTGAATTACCTTCTGATCTTCGGCAATTTCGGCGCGCCGGAGCTCGGTGTGCGCGGGGCGGCGGTGGCTACCGTGGTCGTGGGGCTCATCACTTTCGGGCTCCTTTTGCTCTATGCGCTCCGAACCTTTCCCGAGCACCAGATCCTACGCCGGGTCTGGCGGCCGGACCGGGAGATCCTAGTGCGTGTCTTCGCGCTGGGCTGGCCCATCGCGCTCACCTCGGTGAGCGAGGTGGGGCTCTTCTTCGCCTCGGCGCTGCTCATGGGCGCGATCGGGCAGGTGGAGCTCGCCGCCCACGGGGTGGTGCTCAACATCGCCTCGCTCACCTTCGTCGTGCATCTGGGGCTGAGCCAGGCCGCCACGGTGCGCGCGGGGCGCGCCGTGGGGCGGGCCTCGCTCCCTGATCTGGCGCGCACGGGGAAGGTCGCGCTGGCGCTCAGCCTCTTTTTCGTGGCGGTGACGGTGATCTTTTTCCTTGGCGTGCCGGAGCCGCTCATTCGCGCGTTCCTCAAGCCGACCGAGCCGGAATTCGATGCGGTGCTCGCCATGGGCGTCTTCCTTTTGGCCATGGCCGCGCTCTTTCAGCTGGTGGACGCCGCGCAGGTGGTGGCGCTTGGGCTCCTGCGCGGGGTGCAGGATACCGAAGTGCCCATGTTCATGGCAGCCTTCAGCTATTGGATCGTGGGGCTGCCGGTGGCCTGGGGGCTGGGGATCGCGCTCGGCTGGGGCGCGTTCGGGGTCTGGATCGGCCTCGCGGCAGGTCTCGCGATGGCCGCCGCGCTCCTGATGTATCGGTTCTGGGCGGTCTCGGCGCGCCGGCTGCCCCGTACCGGCGGGGAGGCGCCCGCCATGGAGCACGCGGGCTAGGCCACGCGCGGTTTGGCCAAGGTTCGGACGCGCGGTGTCAGGCGGCCTCGGCCTCGGCGCGCGGATCGGCGGCGACGCTCTGCCCGCCCTGGCCCACGTAGGAGGCGCGGACGCCCGGGAAGCGGGCCTCGATCTCGGCCACGATTTCGGCGCTGGGCGCGCCGTCCACGACCTGGTCTCCGATGAGCACGAAGCTCGGCAGCGTGCCGTCCTGCAGGCGCGCGCGAAGCGCGTTGAGCGTGCGAACGACCTGCGTGCTCAGGCCCTTCTGCGCCGCGGCGCGGGAGAGGCGGGCCTGCGTGGCTTCCTTTACGGCGAGGATGAGCACGTCCGAGGCCACGGTGCGCTGCCCGGGGAGCAACCCGCTGACGCCGCCCGGGCGCGCGCCGTCGGCGCTGAGCGGCAGGGCCATGATGACCCGCGTCCCCTTGCCCGGTGCGCTGGCGATGAGCAGCCCGCCGCCATGCTGCTGGCTGATGCCGCGGATCGAGGCGAGGCCGAGCCCGCTCGCCCGCGCGAGCCCCTTCGTGGTGAAATAGGGCTGCGTGGCCTGCCGCAGGACGCTGCGGTCCATGCCGAGCCCGGTATCGGACACCTCGAGCAAGGCGTAGCGGCCGGGTGCCACGCCGGATTGGTAGGCGAAGCTGCCGGAAAAGCGATTGTCGATCCATTGCTCTGAGAGACGGATGCGCATCGTCCCCCCGCCGGGCATGGCGTCGCGCGCATTGAGGAGGAGGTTCATCAGGCTGCGTTCGAGCGCCACGGCATCGATCTGCAGACCTTGGAAGGAGGCGCTGTCGATCTCGGAGACGAGCGCGACGTTGTCCGGGAGCGCGCGCGCGAAGTAGTGGGCGAAATCCCGCACGCTCTGCGCGGCATCCTCCACGGGCTTTTCCGCCCGTGCCTTGCGCCCCACGGCGAGGAGCTGATTGGTGAGCTCGGCGGCGCGACCGACGGCGGAGATGGCCTCCCGCGAGTAATGTGCCTTGTTGCCCGGATCGAGGGAGATGAGCTCGAGGTTGCCCTGAATCGAGGCCAGCGTGTTGTTGAAATCGTGGGCCACCCCGCCCACGATCTGGCCCAGCACGCGGAGGTTTTCTTCCTGTTCGGCGGCGAGCTCCTTTTGGTGGGTTACCCGCGTCTCGGCGCGGTCGAGGGCGGCCTGCATCTCCAGCTCGGTTTCCTGGTCGTCGATGAAGAATCCCGCGGTGAGAAAGGCCCCGGCGGCCGTCAGGAACATCGCGGCCTGGAGGAGCGGCACGCTCTCGGAGATGAGATCGGCCTTCGACGCTGAGAGGAGACCGATGAAGATCACGCCGATCAGCGCCACCGTTACGAGCGAGATACGCTTGAGGAGCCGGGCCTGCGCCCGGTTCGAGAAGATCCAGCTCAGCATCCTGTTGTCCACCTGCGCGAGGAGCAGCGCCACGTTGACCGCGAGAAAGCCGAGCGCAGTGTGGAGGCCCATGGTGCCAATGCCGTAGGTGTTGCCAAGGAGGCCCGAGCCGAGGAGCCGCACCTCGATCACCGTTAGGCTGAGCGCGAGCCCCGCCAGATTGGAGAGGACGGCCACGGCCATGAGCAAGCGCGGCTGGGCATGCCCGGTCGCGATGGTCACGGCGCTCGAAGCGATGAGGAGCGCGGTGACCGGTGCCAACGGCGCCCGCCCCGATGCAGTCTCCGCGAGGCTCGGATGGGCGAAGAAGCCGCCGAAAATGACCATGAGACCCACGGCGCAGATCGCCTGCGGCACGGCGTGTCTCTCGGTCGTGAGCGCGAGGCAACCGATGCCCGCCACCACGAGCGCGGCGGCCGTGGACGGCATCATCGCCGGCAGGCCCGGCGCGATGCTAATCAGGCGCTCGACGTCAAAACCCCAGCCTACGAGAAGCACGAGCGCCCCGAGGCCGATGGCTCCCGCCGCGACGATTCGCGCGACGAGCCCAGTGGGATGGATGCGCGCATCCCCCCTCATAATCGAAGTCATGACCAGTCTCTCCCCTAAGTCGAGGAGAGGTATGCGCGGGGAGGGGTAAAGGCCCGGTTAAGCCGTGCGCAGGCACCATAAACCAAGCCTGCATCACCGGTTGGCGGGCCTGCGCTACTCTGCGGCCTTGGCCTCTCGCGCGGCAAGCAGGCGGTCCGCCTTCTTGCGCACGAGCACCGAGCGAAGATCGTGCATGGCCAGGAGCAGCTCGTCGGTGAAGTCCTCGAGCTGGTCATCGGAGGCCGTGCTCTGCGCCCACTGGGCCGTGAGGTTCAGGTGGTCGATGGCGCGGTGGATATCGTCCACGGTGCGCGCCTCGAGCACCGCGACACGCTCTGCCATCCAGGCCTCGATGGCGGCCATGTCGGCGGGCTCGAGCTCCCGTCCGCCATGGGGCTTGATCTGGCCGTTGAGCACGTTGACGACGGCGATCTGGTCCATCTCGATGCGGCGCTGGCGGTTTTCGGTATCCACGCGAAAGACCACCGCGCCCTTGTCGCGGATGCGAAAATAGTAGTCGGGCAATTCGCCGGACATGCTCGCCTCGCCTTATTTCATGGCCTGACAGAAGGACAGAATGCGCGATGTGGCCTCTGTCAGGGCCGCGTTTGAGGCAGCGTAGCTCACCCGGAAGGCTGGCGAAAGACCGAAGGCCGCGCCGTGGACGACGGCCACATGGGCCTCGGCGAGGAGCGCGTTGGCGAAATCGGCGTCGTTCTCGATCCGGGTGCCTCCGGCGGTGGTCTTGCCGATGAGCCCGGCGATGGAGGGGTAGACGTAGAAGGCGCCCTCGGGCGTCGGGCAGGAAACGCCCGGGCAGTCATTGAGCGCCTTCACCACGAGATCGCGGCGCGCGGCGAAGAGCGCCTTGTTGGGCTCAATGAAATCTTGCGGGCCGTCGAGCGCCTCGATGGCGGCGAGCTGGCTGATGGCGCAGGCATTGCCGGTGGACTGGCTCTGCACGGTCTTCATGGCTTTCAGGAGCGGCGCCGGGCCGCCGCAATAGCCGATGCGCCAGCCGGTCATGGCATAGGCCTTGGAGACGCCGTTCGTCGTCAGCGTGCGGTCCCTGAGGCGCGGCTCGATCTGGGCGGGGGTGACGAACTCGAAGCCGTCGAAGGTCAAGTGTTCATACATGTCGTCGGACATGGTCCAGACCTGTTCGTGGCGCAGCAGAACCTCCGTGAGGCCCGCGAGCGCCTCAGCGTCATAGCCCGCGCCGGTAGGGTTCGACGGCGAATTGAAGATGAACCATTTCGTGCGCTCGGTGATGGCCTCTTCCAGCGCCTCGGGGGTGATCTTGTAGCCGTTCTCGACATCGCAGGGCACGATCACAGCTTCGCCGCCCGCCATCCGCACCATGTCGGGATAGGACGTCCAGTAGGGGGCGGGGATGATGACCTCGTCGCCCGGGTTCATCGTGGCCACGAGGGCATTCCAGAGAATCTGCTTGCCGCCGCCCGCGGCCATGACCTCGTCGCGCGCGTAGTCCAGCCCGTTCTCGCGCGCGAACTTGCGGCGGATGGCGTCCTTCAGCTCCACAAGCCCGTCAGGCGGGGTGTAGCGCCCGCGGCCCTCCTTGATGGCCACGATGCCTGCCTTGGCGATGTTCTCGGGCGTGGGAAAGTCCGGCTCTCCGGCGGAGAGCGAGATGACATCCTTGCCCTCGGCCCGAAGCTCCATGGCGCGGGTGGACATGACGATGGTGGCCGAGGGGGCCACGCGATCGAGCGCGGTCGAGAGGAAGGGCAAGGGAGCCTCCGGTGGTCAATTGCGGGTCGGTGCCCTAGAACGATGGCGAACCCAAGGAAAAGGCGCAACCCATGAGCGAAGAGACCGTCACGGCGGACTGGTATCACGACGATAAGGCCACGCTGGGGGACCGGATCACCGGTGCGCGGGAGGCCGCGGGTCTGAGCGAGGAGACCCTCGCCAAGCGGCTCGGGATCAAGCTGCGCTCGCTCAAGGAATGGGAAGACGACCTCGCCGAGCCGCGCGCCAACAAGGTGCAGATGCTCGCGGGGGTCCTCAATGTTTCGCTGCGCTGGCTTCTGACGGGGCAGGGCGATGACCTTGTCCCCTCGGATGTGGCGGTGACGAAGTCGGAGGTCGCCGCAGCACGGGCCAAGCTCCTCGACGCGCTCGACGCGCTCACCCGGATCGAGGAGCGCCTCCATGACCAGTGAGACGATCGAAACCCGGCGCAAGCGGCTCTACATGCGCTCCATCCGGCGCGGCATCAAGGAGATGGACGTGATCCTCACGGCCTATGCCGGGGCCTGCCTCGACGAGATGGACCACGAGGCGCTCGATGCCTACGAGGCGCTGATCACCGAGCCCGATCTCGACATCTATCCCTGGATCATCGGGCAAACGCCGCCGCCGCCGGAGCATGCGCCGCAGGTGGCGAAAATCGTTTCAAAATTTAATGAACTTCAGGGCGCATCCGCCGGGACTTAAGGGATTGTTTGGCTTTTGCCGTCACACCGCCCGTCACAGACGAGCGTGGAGACGTGCATGAGCATTCATTCATTGATCGGGGACAAGCCGGCCGGCGGCTTCATCACGAGCTATCTGGAATCGCTCGCGCTGGTGGAGCGGCTGCATCGGCTCCTTCTCGATGTCATCAAGGACGAGTTCGAACGCGTGGGCGTGTTGGAGATCAACGCGGTACAGGCGCTCTTACTCTTCAACATCGGGGATAACGAGGTCACCGCCGGCGAGCTGAAGACCCGGGGCTACTATCAGGGCTCCAACGTGAGCTACAATCTCAAGAAGCTGGTGGAGATGGGCTACATGCATCACCAGCGTTGCGAGATCGACCGCCGCTCCGTGCGCGTGAAGCTCACCGAAAAGGGGCGGGACGTGCGCGACGTGGTGGCCCAGCTCTTCAGCCGCCACGCCGACGGGCTGCAATCGGGCGGCGTCCTGGGCGAGGGCGGGATCGACGACATCAACGTCTCGCTCCGCCGGGTGGAGCGCTACTGGTCAGACCAGATCCGCTACATCTACTGATCGCGCGCTTCGCGAGGTCTCGGCTGCGTGGCTGCCTTCGGGCCGCCAGCCAGAAGCGCGGGCAAGAGACGCGGCGGGGACCGGCGGGCCACGGGCGTGCGACGCTCTCCCGCAAGGTGCGCGCAGTGCTCGGCGCATGTCGTCAGAGCGGCGCAACTTTGGGCATCGGGATGGTCGCGCTCTGCGCTAGCCTCACGCGGGAGACCGGAGAGGAGGGACCGATGCCGCTCATTGATATTCACGTTCTGGAGGGCGTATTCGACGCCGACGAAAAACGCCGCATGATCGAAGGCTGCGCCAAGGCCTTTGGCGCAGTGGCGGGCGATGCGATGGAAAAGATCACCTCCGTGCGCGTCCACGAAGTACCGAGCGGGGCGTGGGGCGGGTCGGAGAGTGTCTGGACGACCGAGCGCGCGCTGGCGGTCAAGGCCTCAGGCTAGGCTTTGAGCCAGGCCAGGGGCTAGACCCGGGCGCGAGGGCGCCGAAGACGGGGGCCTCGAGTTCCCGCAGGAGCTTTCGGCGCATGGCCCGCTCGAAATCCGCAAATCCGAGGGCCGTCTCCACGAAGGCATCGGGCCCATGGATGACGGTGGTGTTGTAGTAGGAGCTGAGCTCTCCGATTTCGAGCTGCCGGATATCGCCGCCGCGCGGATTGTCGACCCCGATGACGAGGCCGTTCACCGTCACCGCCGCACTGGAAAGCGCCTCCCGCTCCGCGCGGGGATCGCCACCGGTATTGTGGCGCCCGTCCCCGGAGATATCGATCGTGCGCTTCCAGCATTGTGCCTGCTGGAGGATCGCCGCGAGGCCATGGGCGATGGCGGGGCGGATAGCCGTGGACTGATCCACCGTGTCGCCTAGCGGATTGCGCTCGTGGCCGCGGATCACGGTGGCCGCGGCAAGGAGGGCGCCCTCGCTGTCGACCACTTGCCAGGGCAGCACGACACGCTGGACGCCCGGCCCGCTCCATTCGAAGACGTAAAGCGAGATCGGGGCCTGCGGCATCTCGAGGATGCGCGCAGACACCTCCGCGGAGGTGAGCGCGGCGGCGAGCCCGTCGAGCTGGAGCCGGTATTCGTTGGTATCGACCGAGGCCGAAACATCGAGACCCAGCGCCAGCGCCTGCCGGCAGGGCGCCTGCGCCTCGGCCACCCCTGCGAGGGTGGCGAGCACGAGGGCCGCCGCGCGGATCACGCCCGCATCACCAATGCCCAGTGTTCTCCATGCTCGCCCACGGCTCTGCCTTGGGCAGTGCGTCGCCCATCTGCAGAAGCTCCACCGAGACGTTGTCGGGCGAGCGCACGAAGGCCATGTGACCGTCGCGCGGGGGGCGGTTGATGGTGACGCCGTTCTCCTGGAGATGGGCGCACATGTCGTAGATGTTCTCCACCGCGTAAGCGAGATGCCCGAA from Pseudomonadota bacterium includes:
- a CDS encoding pyridoxal phosphate-dependent aminotransferase, with amino-acid sequence MPFLSTALDRVAPSATIVMSTRAMELRAEGKDVISLSAGEPDFPTPENIAKAGIVAIKEGRGRYTPPDGLVELKDAIRRKFARENGLDYARDEVMAAGGGKQILWNALVATMNPGDEVIIPAPYWTSYPDMVRMAGGEAVIVPCDVENGYKITPEALEEAITERTKWFIFNSPSNPTGAGYDAEALAGLTEVLLRHEQVWTMSDDMYEHLTFDGFEFVTPAQIEPRLRDRTLTTNGVSKAYAMTGWRIGYCGGPAPLLKAMKTVQSQSTGNACAISQLAAIEALDGPQDFIEPNKALFAARRDLVVKALNDCPGVSCPTPEGAFYVYPSIAGLIGKTTAGGTRIENDADFANALLAEAHVAVVHGAAFGLSPAFRVSYAASNAALTEATSRILSFCQAMK
- a CDS encoding helix-turn-helix domain-containing protein, whose product is MSEETVTADWYHDDKATLGDRITGAREAAGLSEETLAKRLGIKLRSLKEWEDDLAEPRANKVQMLAGVLNVSLRWLLTGQGDDLVPSDVAVTKSEVAAARAKLLDALDALTRIEERLHDQ
- a CDS encoding succinate dehydrogenase assembly factor 2 encodes the protein MTSETIETRRKRLYMRSIRRGIKEMDVILTAYAGACLDEMDHEALDAYEALITEPDLDIYPWIIGQTPPPPEHAPQVAKIVSKFNELQGASAGT
- a CDS encoding tautomerase family protein produces the protein MPLIDIHVLEGVFDADEKRRMIEGCAKAFGAVAGDAMEKITSVRVHEVPSGAWGGSESVWTTERALAVKASG
- a CDS encoding ATP-binding protein; the encoded protein is MTSIMRGDARIHPTGLVARIVAAGAIGLGALVLLVGWGFDVERLISIAPGLPAMMPSTAAALVVAGIGCLALTTERHAVPQAICAVGLMVIFGGFFAHPSLAETASGRAPLAPVTALLIASSAVTIATGHAQPRLLMAVAVLSNLAGLALSLTVIEVRLLGSGLLGNTYGIGTMGLHTALGFLAVNVALLLAQVDNRMLSWIFSNRAQARLLKRISLVTVALIGVIFIGLLSASKADLISESVPLLQAAMFLTAAGAFLTAGFFIDDQETELEMQAALDRAETRVTHQKELAAEQEENLRVLGQIVGGVAHDFNNTLASIQGNLELISLDPGNKAHYSREAISAVGRAAELTNQLLAVGRKARAEKPVEDAAQSVRDFAHYFARALPDNVALVSEIDSASFQGLQIDAVALERSLMNLLLNARDAMPGGGTMRIRLSEQWIDNRFSGSFAYQSGVAPGRYALLEVSDTGLGMDRSVLRQATQPYFTTKGLARASGLGLASIRGISQQHGGGLLIASAPGKGTRVIMALPLSADGARPGGVSGLLPGQRTVASDVLILAVKEATQARLSRAAAQKGLSTQVVRTLNALRARLQDGTLPSFVLIGDQVVDGAPSAEIVAEIEARFPGVRASYVGQGGQSVAADPRAEAEAA
- a CDS encoding dimethylsulfonioproprionate lyase family protein, with translation MNEQVELPAGQSIAEVPDWRYLCKEIYELYRFMSSGGSKPIRAHQRAVREAINRTLNAQPSVVLRAPHTLPVTAHLTRALSEGGDGATRPAVRALRAVAAELAWEYGYDKMPRGLARAYGYAEIAGPRGPVVTDELILGVVLFAPGCIYPAHAHEGICESYVCLSGAVSQNNQAVYAPGSLIFNPAGSKHRITVSDSEPSLLAYAWTGAPELLRANHMVLRRR
- a CDS encoding TIGR02453 family protein, which codes for MPSLLTKLIYDAQSFLAALAETNTRDWFAAHKDDYEERLKAPAEQLLSEMRGPLDRMSGRKITTKLFRPQRDLRFSKDKSPYHTHLHMLWSPDFAGPVTPAYFFGIAPGYVTLGAGQPDFDKGAMAAWRVAIDKNGAAMARVMDAISVEGYRISEPGFKRVPAPYGKNHPHATLLRRKGLSAWRDHDAGLTRDQLCHCFEALTPMVKALAALPAAAPAS
- a CDS encoding DUF1194 domain-containing protein; amino-acid sequence: MIRAAALVLATLAGVAEAQAPCRQALALGLDVSASVDTNEYRLQLDGLAAALTSAEVSARILEMPQAPISLYVFEWSGPGVQRVVLPWQVVDSEGALLAAATVIRGHERNPLGDTVDQSTAIRPAIAHGLAAILQQAQCWKRTIDISGDGRHNTGGDPRAEREALSSAAVTVNGLVIGVDNPRGGDIRQLEIGELSSYYNTTVIHGPDAFVETALGFADFERAMRRKLLRELEAPVFGALAPGSSPWPGSKPSLRP
- a CDS encoding MATE family efflux transporter gives rise to the protein MVTWREYMPETRAMLVLGLPLAGSLVAQVALGATDTLMMGRYGVPELAALTVATSFFFILFLAVSGFAWAALPMIAAAAERGDDQEVRRVTRMGFWLVTAFGAVCILPLWFSEPLLLLMEQEPVVAELAQDYLRIACWGIFPQVWIMVIKSYLSALERTGIVLWVTVFALLPNLALNYLLIFGNFGAPELGVRGAAVATVVVGLITFGLLLLYALRTFPEHQILRRVWRPDREILVRVFALGWPIALTSVSEVGLFFASALLMGAIGQVELAAHGVVLNIASLTFVVHLGLSQAATVRAGRAVGRASLPDLARTGKVALALSLFFVAVTVIFFLGVPEPLIRAFLKPTEPEFDAVLAMGVFLLAMAALFQLVDAAQVVALGLLRGVQDTEVPMFMAAFSYWIVGLPVAWGLGIALGWGAFGVWIGLAAGLAMAAALLMYRFWAVSARRLPRTGGEAPAMEHAG
- a CDS encoding winged helix DNA-binding protein, with the protein product MSIHSLIGDKPAGGFITSYLESLALVERLHRLLLDVIKDEFERVGVLEINAVQALLLFNIGDNEVTAGELKTRGYYQGSNVSYNLKKLVEMGYMHHQRCEIDRRSVRVKLTEKGRDVRDVVAQLFSRHADGLQSGGVLGEGGIDDINVSLRRVERYWSDQIRYIY